The Novosphingobium kaempferiae genome includes a window with the following:
- a CDS encoding amidase: protein MPHDLVELAEAIATGALSAVDAVTDALERAEDWGHLNAFVALEAEAALDQARACDTQRRQGSLRGPLHGVPLAHKDMFFRAGVPTEAGSKIWRSHVPAETSPLMQRLAAAGAITIGRLHMAEFAMGPTGHNAHLGRCRNPWNPDAISGGSSSGSGAAVGARIVTGALGSDTGGSVRLPAAFCGVAGLKPTNGLLSDAAMMPLSKTLDTAGPLSTSSRSLARLMDVLTGSAHEATLIADCRGLTIGVPTTYFTEDLHPEVAAAFAEARQVFADLGAKVVDVAIPDHSGYPEIAAEIWAPEAAAFHARHLAERPDDFGEQVRNRLLAGAAVTPEAYLAALGRRKSAQSDMLSGPLAKVDLLLTPAARFPVPLADDVGATGGAAMQAMVAELSALTRTISMLGFPALVTPMGFDSRGLPLALQLVGRPNAEQNLLRGGFAYEQATSWLARVPSSPPIP from the coding sequence ATGCCCCACGATCTCGTCGAACTTGCCGAAGCCATCGCCACCGGCGCCCTGAGCGCGGTCGATGCGGTGACCGACGCACTGGAGCGCGCCGAGGACTGGGGCCACCTCAACGCTTTCGTCGCCCTCGAAGCCGAAGCCGCGCTGGACCAGGCCCGCGCCTGCGACACGCAGCGGCGGCAGGGATCGCTGCGCGGCCCGCTCCATGGCGTGCCGCTGGCGCACAAGGACATGTTCTTCCGTGCGGGCGTACCGACCGAAGCGGGATCGAAGATCTGGCGCAGCCACGTTCCCGCCGAGACTTCCCCGCTGATGCAGCGGCTGGCGGCGGCTGGCGCGATCACCATCGGCCGCCTCCACATGGCCGAGTTCGCGATGGGGCCGACCGGGCACAACGCCCACCTCGGTCGCTGCCGCAATCCGTGGAACCCGGACGCGATCTCGGGCGGTTCCTCGTCGGGTTCCGGCGCGGCCGTGGGCGCGCGGATCGTCACCGGGGCGCTGGGTTCCGATACCGGCGGTTCGGTGCGGCTTCCGGCGGCCTTCTGCGGCGTGGCCGGGCTCAAGCCGACCAACGGTCTGCTGTCCGATGCCGCGATGATGCCGCTGTCGAAGACGCTCGACACGGCGGGGCCGCTCTCCACCTCCAGTCGCTCGCTGGCGCGGTTGATGGACGTGCTGACCGGTTCGGCGCATGAAGCCACGCTGATCGCCGACTGCCGGGGCCTGACCATCGGCGTGCCGACCACCTACTTCACCGAGGATCTCCACCCCGAAGTCGCCGCCGCCTTCGCCGAGGCACGGCAGGTGTTCGCCGATCTCGGCGCGAAGGTGGTGGACGTCGCCATCCCGGACCACTCCGGCTACCCGGAGATCGCCGCCGAAATCTGGGCGCCCGAGGCCGCTGCCTTCCACGCAAGGCACCTTGCGGAACGGCCCGACGACTTCGGCGAACAGGTCCGCAACCGCCTGCTGGCCGGCGCGGCGGTAACGCCCGAGGCCTACCTTGCCGCGCTCGGTCGCCGCAAGTCGGCGCAGTCGGACATGCTCTCCGGCCCCCTCGCAAAGGTGGACCTGCTGCTCACGCCCGCCGCCCGTTTTCCGGTGCCGCTGGCCGATGATGTCGGTGCGACCGGCGGCGCGGCGATGCAGGCGATGGTGGCGGAACTGTCCGCACTGACGCGCACGATCTCGATGCTGGGCTTCCCGGCGCTCGTCACGCCGATGGGCTTCGACTCCCGCGGGCTGCCGCTCGCGCTGCAACTCGTCGGTCGCCCGAATGCCGAACAAAATCTGCTACGCGGAGGTTTCGCCTATGAACAGGCGACTTCGTGGCTGGCACGCGTACCTTCCTCTCCTCCTATCCCCTAA
- a CDS encoding TonB-dependent receptor, translating to MLLKRLSLTASALSIAAAFAQPAFAQDTAPAAEAPAEGLGEIVVTATKRETSAQSTPIAMTVASGEELSKAGVADVNALSNIAPTVNIAQNNANTMITIRGVSSRDYSETGDPAVAVSVDNFYLQRAFALNAAMFDVERIEVLRGPQGTLYGRNATAGAVNIASVKPTDDWKLDAAAEIGNYGTLNLDVGATVPVSDTLSFRFAGTRKTHEGYRDNPGLKDGDDGNVTGGRVHALWTPSSRLSILVTGEMTRVDGVGSTIKAVPYSDVNSDGTLEIGSSKRYELNNQGYTRIRTKAVRTAISYDMDFATLSFFGGYQKSTLNRDNDQDGGTVYNYGFQQNEDVKDQNYELRLSSNNKTGFTWQIGGYFFKETDALLTYFQVHGLTPDPFNFYTFDYDVGSKSKAAFAQVAYDVTDQLKVEAGVRYTKDNKYQIGYNDIAGAYSDLDNHYSGDQVTWHFGANYQVTPDNLIYAKVDKGYKAGGYTTNSSFGPEQIIAYEVGTKNRFLNNTLQVNLSGFYYDYSDLQTQQEDPATALVYTLNAGKARVWGAELETLWQVTPDTRIDANVAWLDAKYSDFCTVTAATCPAANDLSGNRLTQAPEWTLSGGIQHDFHLLGGTLTPRVQTRYQSKSYFTFFNTAAEQQPGYWKSDAQITYTPDDGPFSITAYVRNIEDKTILTANSNAGYASAYLVQFAAPRTYGARLTYSF from the coding sequence ATGTTGCTCAAGCGTCTTTCGCTCACTGCCAGCGCGCTTTCCATCGCGGCGGCATTTGCCCAGCCTGCCTTCGCGCAGGACACGGCTCCGGCCGCCGAAGCGCCCGCCGAGGGCCTCGGTGAGATCGTCGTCACCGCGACCAAGCGTGAAACCAGCGCGCAGAGCACCCCGATCGCGATGACCGTCGCGAGCGGCGAGGAACTTTCCAAGGCGGGCGTCGCCGACGTCAACGCGCTGTCGAACATCGCGCCGACCGTCAACATCGCCCAGAATAACGCCAACACCATGATAACCATTCGCGGCGTCTCCAGCCGCGACTACTCGGAAACGGGTGATCCGGCGGTCGCGGTCTCGGTCGACAACTTCTACCTGCAGCGCGCCTTCGCGCTCAACGCGGCGATGTTCGACGTGGAGCGGATCGAGGTTCTGCGCGGCCCGCAGGGCACGCTCTATGGCCGCAACGCCACCGCGGGCGCGGTCAACATCGCCTCGGTCAAGCCCACCGACGACTGGAAGCTCGATGCCGCCGCCGAAATCGGCAACTACGGCACGCTCAACCTCGATGTCGGCGCGACCGTTCCGGTCAGCGACACGCTGAGCTTCCGCTTCGCTGGCACCCGCAAGACTCACGAAGGCTATCGCGACAACCCGGGCCTCAAGGACGGTGACGACGGCAATGTCACCGGTGGCCGCGTCCATGCGCTTTGGACCCCGAGCAGCCGTCTCTCGATCCTCGTCACCGGCGAGATGACCCGCGTCGACGGCGTCGGCTCGACCATCAAGGCGGTCCCCTACAGCGACGTCAATTCGGACGGCACGCTGGAGATCGGCTCCTCCAAGCGCTACGAGCTGAACAACCAGGGCTACACCCGCATCCGCACCAAGGCGGTGCGCACCGCGATCTCCTACGACATGGACTTCGCGACGCTCAGTTTCTTCGGCGGCTACCAGAAGTCGACGCTCAACCGCGACAACGATCAGGACGGCGGCACGGTCTACAATTACGGCTTCCAGCAGAACGAAGACGTCAAGGACCAGAACTACGAACTGCGCCTCAGCTCGAACAACAAGACCGGCTTCACCTGGCAGATCGGCGGCTACTTCTTCAAGGAAACCGACGCGCTGCTGACCTACTTCCAGGTCCACGGTCTGACGCCCGATCCGTTCAACTTCTACACCTTCGACTATGACGTGGGCAGCAAGTCCAAGGCCGCCTTCGCGCAGGTCGCCTACGACGTGACCGACCAGCTCAAGGTCGAAGCGGGCGTGCGCTACACCAAGGACAACAAGTACCAGATCGGCTACAACGACATTGCCGGCGCCTACTCGGACCTCGACAACCACTATTCGGGCGATCAGGTCACCTGGCACTTCGGCGCGAACTATCAGGTCACGCCGGACAACCTGATCTATGCCAAGGTCGACAAGGGCTACAAGGCGGGCGGTTACACCACCAACTCCTCGTTCGGTCCCGAGCAGATCATCGCCTATGAAGTCGGCACCAAGAACCGCTTCCTGAACAACACGCTTCAGGTCAATCTGAGCGGGTTCTACTACGACTACTCGGACCTGCAGACCCAGCAGGAAGACCCCGCGACGGCGCTCGTCTACACCCTCAACGCGGGCAAGGCGCGCGTCTGGGGTGCGGAGCTGGAAACGCTGTGGCAGGTCACGCCCGATACCCGCATCGACGCCAACGTGGCGTGGCTCGATGCGAAGTATTCGGACTTCTGCACCGTCACCGCGGCCACCTGCCCGGCGGCCAACGACCTCTCGGGCAACCGTCTGACGCAGGCGCCGGAGTGGACGCTTTCGGGCGGCATCCAGCATGACTTCCACCTGCTGGGTGGCACGCTGACCCCGCGCGTCCAGACCCGCTACCAGTCGAAGAGCTACTTCACGTTCTTCAACACCGCCGCCGAGCAGCAGCCGGGCTACTGGAAGAGCGACGCCCAGATCACCTACACGCCGGACGACGGCCCGTTCTCGATCACCGCATATGTCCGCAACATTGAGGACAAGACGATCCTGACGGCCAACAGCAACGCCGGCTACGCCAGCGCCTACCTCGTCCAGTTCGCCGCGCCGCGCACTTACGGCGCGCGTCTCACCTACTCGTTCTGA
- a CDS encoding PLP-dependent aminotransferase family protein, giving the protein MLRPWQISLSQRIDAARSEPVYMQIIQAVIRDIESGRLTSGSYLPSSRELATSLGVNRKTVVLAYEDLIAQGWLSSAGTRGTMVSAALPEPGRDAAPAQPGDAVQAEYRFIPGPTHPLALPEGPGLKLDEGAPDGRLFPVELLSRAYRAAGQRLARGNGLQYRDPRGAPALRESVAEMLKSQRGLPVTAENICITRGSQNSIFLAASLLIRPGDAVIVEELTYEPAVAAFAARGAKIVAVGLDGGGICLDDVEAACRRNRVAAVFVTPHHQFPTTVALRPERRLRLLDLARQFGFAVIEDDYDHEFHFASQPLLPMAAYAPGRVIYAGSLSKLLLPALRIGYIAAPVEVIEALAHVVSLVDGMGNTVTENAAAELIESGELSRHARKVRQIYAQRRSAFAEALDATLGDRVSYTMPPGGLAFWLRFASDEVLDRVEAGAAAAGLRFAASRSFMTREGAPRGLRIGFASLDEREARQALEVLRSVLD; this is encoded by the coding sequence ATGCTGCGTCCCTGGCAGATCAGCCTCAGCCAGCGCATCGATGCCGCGCGGTCCGAGCCCGTCTACATGCAGATCATCCAGGCGGTGATCCGCGACATCGAGAGCGGCCGCCTGACCTCGGGCAGCTACCTGCCGAGCAGCCGCGAACTGGCCACCAGCCTCGGCGTCAACCGCAAGACCGTAGTGCTCGCCTACGAAGACCTGATCGCGCAGGGCTGGCTGTCGTCGGCGGGGACACGCGGCACGATGGTGTCCGCCGCGCTGCCCGAACCCGGTCGCGATGCCGCTCCGGCGCAGCCCGGGGACGCCGTGCAGGCCGAGTACCGCTTCATCCCCGGCCCCACGCATCCACTGGCACTGCCCGAAGGCCCCGGCCTCAAGCTGGACGAGGGCGCACCGGATGGACGGCTGTTCCCGGTGGAACTGCTCTCCCGTGCTTACCGCGCCGCAGGCCAACGGCTCGCGCGCGGCAACGGGCTTCAGTACCGCGACCCGCGCGGCGCTCCGGCGCTGCGTGAAAGCGTGGCGGAAATGCTCAAGAGCCAGCGTGGCCTGCCGGTGACGGCAGAGAACATCTGCATCACGCGCGGCAGCCAGAACAGCATCTTCCTCGCCGCCAGCCTGCTCATCCGGCCGGGCGACGCGGTGATCGTCGAGGAACTGACCTACGAGCCCGCCGTCGCCGCCTTCGCCGCGCGCGGGGCGAAGATCGTTGCGGTCGGCCTCGACGGCGGCGGCATCTGCCTCGACGACGTGGAGGCCGCCTGCCGCCGGAACCGCGTGGCCGCCGTGTTCGTGACGCCGCACCACCAGTTCCCCACTACCGTGGCCCTCAGGCCCGAACGGCGCCTGCGTCTGCTGGATCTTGCGCGCCAGTTCGGCTTCGCGGTGATCGAGGATGACTACGACCACGAATTCCATTTCGCCTCGCAGCCGCTGCTGCCGATGGCCGCCTATGCGCCGGGACGGGTGATCTACGCGGGGTCGCTGTCCAAGCTGCTGCTGCCCGCGCTGCGCATCGGCTACATCGCCGCGCCGGTGGAAGTGATCGAGGCGCTGGCGCACGTCGTCTCGCTGGTCGACGGCATGGGCAATACGGTAACCGAGAACGCCGCCGCCGAACTGATCGAGAGCGGTGAACTCAGCCGGCACGCGCGCAAGGTGCGCCAGATCTACGCCCAGCGCCGCAGCGCCTTCGCCGAGGCGCTCGACGCCACGCTGGGCGACCGGGTGAGCTACACGATGCCGCCGGGCGGCCTCGCCTTCTGGCTGCGCTTCGCTTCGGACGAGGTGCTCGACCGCGTCGAGGCGGGCGCTGCGGCGGCGGGCCTGCGGTTCGCCGCTTCGCGTTCCTTCATGACCCGCGAAGGCGCGCCGAGGGGCCTGCGGATCGGCTTTGCGAGCCTCGACGAGCGGGAAGCGCGGCAGGCGCTGGAAGTGCTGCGGTCCGTGCTGGATTGA
- a CDS encoding FMN-binding negative transcriptional regulator codes for MSVWSPRNAAEVAALVARHPLAWVVSGAPAFHATPLPLVADLAEDGSVAALVGHFALRNPQVEALKAHPRALVLFQGAHGYISPELVTQPQWAPTWNYAVARFEVEVTFAPEDNGAALDRLIAHMEGDGPDRWTLANMGERYEPMSRHIIAFRAQVLSCDATFKLGQDERPESFAQILAAHPDAALVAAMREANEG; via the coding sequence ATGAGCGTCTGGTCTCCCCGCAATGCCGCCGAAGTGGCGGCGCTGGTCGCGCGCCATCCGCTGGCGTGGGTGGTTTCGGGCGCGCCCGCTTTCCACGCGACGCCGCTGCCGCTGGTCGCCGATCTGGCCGAAGACGGCAGCGTCGCCGCGCTCGTCGGCCACTTCGCGCTGCGCAATCCGCAGGTGGAGGCCCTCAAGGCCCACCCCCGAGCGCTGGTGCTGTTCCAGGGCGCGCACGGCTATATCTCGCCCGAACTCGTGACGCAGCCGCAGTGGGCGCCGACGTGGAACTACGCGGTGGCGCGCTTCGAGGTCGAAGTGACTTTCGCGCCGGAGGACAACGGGGCGGCGCTGGACCGCCTGATCGCGCACATGGAGGGTGACGGCCCCGACCGCTGGACCCTTGCGAACATGGGCGAGCGCTATGAGCCGATGAGCCGCCACATCATCGCCTTCCGCGCGCAAGTGCTGTCCTGCGACGCGACGTTCAAGCTGGGACAGGACGAGCGGCCGGAAAGCTTCGCGCAGATCCTCGCGGCCCATCCCGATGCAGCGCTGGTGGCGGCGATGCGGGAGGCGAACGAGGGATAA